From Acidicapsa acidisoli, the proteins below share one genomic window:
- a CDS encoding tetratricopeptide repeat protein, with protein sequence MNTIEKLRYGASMVLRQGMTELLDKRILKPVLTLLCAAPLSAAAQQASICKGPAPMEQTLAASPSPGAYEALGSWFAARRQFSCAFSDFEAAIHLDPKSWQSHYDLGIALFSSGNPQRAAHELETASSLKPASPQILLPLGASLSELNRQDEAIDAFRAVLKVDPKSIKALDGLTKALIAQKRYKAAIEELKSAPPDEVLQLNLAVAYSKNGDLDDALKALSAIVKEHPTYAEAHLNLGIVYTQQDRYGEAAEEFHEAMRLDPSDDVARLSYVKALVVLAQFDAAAPVIRDYLSRKPHDFDALYFSGVVAKGLGNNTEAEKFLRKAVAIDPNHFDARYNLGFVLAHLDRPAEARPELEAALKLNPDSSKALYQLASVLRALGLKDEADKELSRFQQQKQEGVEQVAATVKANQANQDLQSGEPQKAAELYREAIAKDPSNARTYYNLALALDRVPDYNGERDALQKAVELDAQLAPPHNQLGVLDLASNQATDAEKQFKKAIELDPQYAEAQNNLGVLYGQLGKSTEAEQLFRQATENNPQYGQAFANLGLILASESRFPEAGQTLANAVQLDPRNTGALSAYGMVLVRLNRASEALTYFRKVTELDPKSPGSHLNLGIAEADQFDLKDALAEFSEAVQLDTSNAVAHYNKGRVLLDLQRNSEAKPELEEATRLDPSSADAWYLLGLISRQAGGTDESIRQFEKSLAANPDNAEADFMLGQELQRKGDTAGAIERWRKAIEIRPQYNEAYYSLSRLLMKSDPEEAKRLQERFQELQTQQHIMDRAQTLGNFALASADAHDWPQAVSQLKEAIETCGKCSVLPQLHKDLGLIYCHSGDYKNGRVELLAAQKLSPGDEDVQKALRLLEPSNKPQ encoded by the coding sequence GTGAATACCATCGAAAAATTGCGTTACGGAGCCAGCATGGTTTTGCGTCAGGGTATGACCGAGCTTCTCGACAAGCGAATCTTGAAGCCGGTGCTCACCCTGCTCTGCGCAGCGCCGCTCTCCGCGGCCGCACAGCAAGCGTCCATCTGCAAAGGCCCCGCGCCCATGGAGCAGACGCTCGCCGCAAGCCCTTCACCCGGAGCCTACGAAGCGCTGGGGTCTTGGTTCGCGGCTCGGCGTCAGTTCTCATGCGCCTTTTCCGATTTCGAAGCCGCGATTCACCTTGATCCAAAGTCGTGGCAGAGCCACTACGATCTCGGCATCGCTCTGTTCAGCAGCGGCAATCCCCAGCGCGCCGCCCATGAACTCGAGACCGCATCCAGCCTCAAACCTGCCTCGCCCCAAATTCTTCTGCCTCTGGGGGCTTCGCTCAGTGAATTGAATCGGCAGGACGAGGCAATCGATGCCTTCCGGGCTGTTCTGAAAGTCGACCCCAAGTCAATCAAGGCGTTGGATGGATTGACCAAGGCGCTGATCGCCCAGAAGCGATATAAAGCCGCGATTGAGGAGTTGAAGAGCGCACCTCCGGATGAAGTCCTGCAACTGAACCTGGCCGTCGCGTATTCGAAGAACGGTGATCTTGACGACGCACTCAAAGCTCTATCAGCCATCGTCAAAGAACATCCGACATATGCCGAGGCGCATTTAAACCTGGGCATCGTCTACACCCAGCAAGACCGGTACGGCGAGGCAGCAGAGGAGTTCCATGAGGCCATGCGGCTCGATCCCTCCGACGACGTGGCGCGCCTGTCATACGTCAAGGCGCTGGTGGTCCTTGCGCAGTTCGATGCGGCCGCACCAGTGATTCGCGATTATCTGTCGCGCAAGCCGCACGATTTCGACGCGCTGTACTTCAGCGGCGTGGTGGCAAAGGGGCTGGGCAACAACACGGAAGCTGAGAAATTCCTGCGCAAGGCCGTCGCCATCGACCCAAATCACTTCGACGCCCGCTACAACCTCGGCTTCGTTCTGGCCCACCTCGACCGGCCAGCCGAGGCGAGGCCCGAGTTAGAAGCAGCGTTGAAGCTCAATCCGGATTCAAGCAAGGCGCTTTATCAGCTTGCATCGGTGCTTCGCGCGCTCGGACTGAAGGACGAAGCCGACAAGGAACTGAGCCGCTTCCAGCAGCAAAAGCAGGAAGGTGTAGAGCAGGTCGCTGCCACTGTAAAGGCCAACCAGGCCAATCAGGATTTGCAGTCTGGAGAGCCGCAAAAGGCTGCCGAGCTATATCGCGAAGCGATTGCCAAAGACCCCAGCAACGCACGCACCTACTACAACCTGGCCCTCGCTCTGGATCGCGTGCCGGACTACAACGGCGAGCGAGATGCGCTCCAAAAAGCGGTGGAACTGGATGCACAGCTTGCTCCACCCCACAATCAACTCGGGGTGCTCGATCTCGCGTCAAATCAGGCCACAGACGCCGAAAAGCAGTTCAAGAAAGCAATCGAGCTGGACCCGCAATATGCTGAAGCGCAAAACAACCTGGGCGTTCTCTACGGGCAGCTAGGCAAGAGCACCGAGGCGGAGCAGTTGTTTCGTCAGGCCACAGAGAACAATCCTCAGTACGGTCAGGCCTTCGCCAATCTGGGCCTGATTCTGGCCAGCGAATCGAGGTTTCCCGAGGCTGGCCAGACGCTCGCAAACGCAGTACAGCTTGATCCCCGCAACACCGGCGCGCTCAGCGCCTACGGCATGGTCCTGGTGCGCCTGAACAGGGCCAGCGAGGCGCTGACTTACTTTCGTAAAGTGACGGAGCTGGATCCAAAATCGCCCGGTTCCCATCTGAACCTGGGCATCGCCGAGGCAGATCAGTTCGATCTGAAAGACGCACTCGCGGAGTTCTCCGAGGCCGTTCAACTGGACACCAGCAACGCCGTGGCGCACTACAACAAGGGCCGTGTGCTTCTCGATCTGCAACGAAACAGCGAGGCAAAACCGGAGCTGGAAGAGGCCACGCGGCTTGATCCCAGCTCGGCCGATGCATGGTATCTGCTGGGCTTGATCTCCAGGCAGGCAGGGGGCACAGACGAATCGATCCGCCAGTTTGAGAAGTCGCTCGCCGCAAACCCGGACAACGCCGAGGCCGACTTCATGCTGGGGCAGGAACTGCAGCGCAAGGGCGACACTGCCGGAGCCATCGAGCGCTGGCGCAAAGCCATCGAGATCCGTCCGCAATACAACGAAGCCTACTACAGCCTTTCCCGGCTGCTGATGAAATCAGACCCGGAGGAGGCCAAGCGGCTTCAGGAGCGATTTCAGGAGTTGCAAACGCAGCAGCACATCATGGATCGCGCTCAAACATTGGGCAACTTCGCGCTTGCATCCGCAGATGCACACGACTGGCCGCAGGCCGTGTCGCAACTCAAAGAGGCCATCGAGACCTGCGGCAAATGCAGCGTACTCCCCCAGCTCCACAAGGATCTGGGCCTGATCTATTGCCACTCAGGCGACTACAAGAATGGCCGCGTGGAACTGCTCGCAGCACAAAAACTGTCACCCGGCGACGAAGACGTTCAAAAGGCGCTCCGCCTTCTGGAGCCGTCAAACAAGCCTCAATAA
- a CDS encoding IclR family transcriptional regulator, translating into MTVKRVAKSATGAAKAVKYATPALDKGLDIIEYLAHDSAGATKSQLARELNRTVSEIFRMLVCLERRGYIAQITQDRYSLTLKLFKLVQEHPPTERLIADALPIMQRLAHDTAQSCHMGSIESDHVVILAQVNAPSNQGFYVKLGSTVDIMDSSSGYVIMAHQDAAERLRTIDNWRRETGKKSPRNLALHLDRLRKVGYERRASYLVKGVINISFPVFDDRGRPLGAITVPYIEHLRGSCREADVIKALHRAAMDITAAIGGKYSKPGSKQAISRRKTSARQVSY; encoded by the coding sequence ATGACGGTCAAACGAGTGGCAAAGTCCGCTACGGGTGCAGCGAAGGCAGTGAAATATGCAACTCCAGCGCTGGACAAGGGGCTGGATATCATTGAGTATCTGGCTCACGATTCCGCGGGAGCGACGAAGAGTCAACTGGCTCGCGAATTGAACCGGACTGTCTCAGAGATATTTCGGATGCTCGTTTGCCTTGAGCGCCGAGGATACATCGCCCAGATAACGCAGGATCGTTACTCTCTGACGCTCAAGTTATTCAAGCTTGTGCAGGAGCATCCGCCGACCGAGCGCCTGATCGCGGATGCGTTGCCGATCATGCAAAGGCTCGCGCACGATACCGCTCAGTCCTGTCACATGGGGAGCATCGAGAGCGATCACGTTGTCATTCTGGCTCAAGTGAATGCGCCGTCCAATCAAGGGTTCTATGTGAAATTGGGCTCCACGGTTGACATCATGGATTCATCCAGCGGCTACGTGATCATGGCTCACCAGGACGCTGCGGAGCGTTTGCGCACGATCGACAATTGGAGACGCGAGACGGGGAAGAAGTCTCCTCGTAATCTGGCATTGCATCTTGATCGTCTGCGCAAGGTCGGATACGAGCGCCGTGCGAGCTATCTTGTGAAAGGCGTGATTAATATCAGCTTCCCGGTTTTTGATGATCGAGGCAGGCCTCTTGGCGCGATTACTGTCCCTTACATCGAACATCTTAGGGGTTCCTGCCGTGAGGCTGATGTGATCAAGGCGCTTCATCGGGCGGCGATGGATATTACGGCCGCCATCGGCGGTAAATATTCGAAGCCTGGTTCGAAACAAGCAATATCGAGGCGCAAAACAAGCGCAAGACAAGTTAGTTATTGA
- a CDS encoding alpha-L-fucosidase — translation MKTYRCTVAAVALLLASHALHSPAQTEGHRIATNQDHSVAAIQDTETAAQRDARMAWWREARFGMFIHWGLYSIPAGTWNGKQIPGIGEWIMNSASIPVADYKALASQFNPTAFSAHDIVALAKAAGMKYIVITAKHHDGFAMFDSKADPFNIVAATPFHRDPLRELAEECRKQGVKLGFYYSQDQDWTAPGGAAYKRGNHDRPNHHWDPSQDGDFASYLHTKAIPQMKELLTNYGDFPVVIWFDTPTPDMTPALAGEIVALLNQHPNLIWNNRLGGGYKGDTETPEQFIPAQGYPGRDWEACMTMNDTWGYKSYDTNFKSTETLLRNLIDIASKGGNYLLNIGPDSKGNVPPAEIERLQQVGKWLAVNGEAIYGTHATLFGSEAGSFSTAEKDKEGKPKFIPTWNWRSTTTDDAIYIELFSWPKGSFHLDKLPRTVTSAYLLADKSKKPLKITNSAGGIDIALPVQALDPIATVLVLKTK, via the coding sequence TTGAAGACATATCGCTGCACAGTCGCGGCCGTTGCTCTGCTGCTAGCCTCACACGCGCTCCACTCGCCCGCACAGACAGAGGGCCATCGCATCGCCACTAATCAGGATCATTCCGTAGCCGCGATTCAGGATACAGAAACCGCCGCGCAGCGCGACGCCCGCATGGCATGGTGGCGCGAGGCCCGCTTCGGCATGTTCATCCACTGGGGACTCTATTCCATTCCCGCCGGCACCTGGAACGGCAAACAAATCCCCGGCATCGGCGAGTGGATCATGAACTCAGCCTCCATTCCGGTCGCCGACTACAAGGCGCTCGCCTCCCAGTTCAATCCAACGGCATTCAGCGCACACGACATCGTTGCGCTGGCGAAGGCCGCCGGCATGAAGTACATCGTCATCACGGCAAAGCATCACGATGGCTTCGCGATGTTCGATTCAAAGGCAGATCCCTTCAACATCGTCGCGGCGACGCCCTTCCATCGCGATCCTCTTCGTGAACTGGCTGAGGAATGCCGAAAGCAAGGCGTCAAGCTCGGCTTTTATTACTCGCAGGACCAGGACTGGACAGCGCCCGGAGGCGCGGCCTACAAGAGGGGCAATCATGACCGGCCCAATCATCACTGGGACCCCTCACAGGACGGCGACTTCGCTTCCTATCTCCACACCAAGGCGATTCCGCAGATGAAGGAACTGCTCACCAACTATGGCGACTTTCCCGTGGTCATCTGGTTCGATACGCCCACGCCAGACATGACGCCTGCACTGGCGGGCGAGATCGTTGCTCTGCTTAATCAGCACCCCAACCTGATCTGGAACAACCGCCTCGGCGGCGGCTACAAGGGTGACACCGAAACACCGGAGCAATTCATTCCGGCCCAGGGCTATCCCGGACGCGATTGGGAAGCCTGCATGACCATGAACGACACCTGGGGATATAAGTCCTACGACACCAACTTCAAGTCCACGGAGACGCTTCTGCGGAACCTCATCGACATCGCCAGCAAGGGCGGCAATTATCTGCTGAATATCGGTCCTGACTCTAAGGGCAATGTTCCACCCGCCGAGATCGAACGGCTCCAGCAGGTTGGCAAATGGCTCGCCGTGAACGGCGAAGCGATCTACGGCACGCACGCGACGCTCTTCGGCAGCGAAGCTGGCAGCTTCAGCACAGCCGAAAAGGACAAGGAAGGCAAGCCGAAGTTCATCCCCACATGGAACTGGCGCTCTACGACCACGGACGACGCCATCTACATCGAACTCTTCAGTTGGCCCAAGGGCAGCTTCCACCTCGACAAGCTTCCGCGCACGGTCACCAGCGCGTATCTACTCGCCGATAAATCGAAGAAGCCTCTCAAGATCACAAACAGCGCAGGCGGAATCGACATCGCACTACCGGTGCAGGCGCTCGATCCAATCGCAACAGTGCTCGTGCTGAAGACAAAGTAG
- a CDS encoding carboxypeptidase-like regulatory domain-containing protein → MLVAFSTLAILGCLSYSEAAFGASTVTSGTVAGVVCDTAGTPQVGIAVELLRGDSSLAARVFTDGKGNYSIASILPGQYALKAMGGSFIPTLKQNLRIRANTIVNLTMESLYDLMQFAPQMRRARPRGDEDWAWTLRTAESRPLLRWQEDGSPILVWDGSAETRRGAASKRRVRVITTAGDKRFGSGSQQISMAMQEDTSARRRIALSAEAAPDAAGLMDAMLGFRQEMANSGMGSSSVQTLAAVMVDPEAGSGSQQGLEAVALRSWESLQLLDSLEAEAGSDQVMARVGDGFQSGSAVFAALPFASVTLHHGQGALEYRVATARTADPEGGESLPGQWLPVLSERNGALVLEHGLHQELGWSTSAGPAEVQLVFYGDTLENPMIEGFGHLNASADAGQWMLVDGASGLLRTAGPNYSTTGMLASVESRLPGHNRVKLSYASGDALVMQATTKPEDVATIVQGAHSRRAQMYSIALSGTAEGTGTRWRASYRWQPESTVTQVAPFAVDASEPYLNVYIRQPIWVNRQGPGGVEAQVDLRNLLAEGYQPFLTSDGSRLYFAQAQRCVRGGLAFTF, encoded by the coding sequence ATGCTAGTAGCGTTTTCTACGCTGGCCATCCTGGGGTGTCTAAGCTATTCCGAAGCCGCGTTCGGGGCGAGCACCGTCACAAGTGGAACTGTGGCGGGAGTGGTTTGTGACACTGCGGGGACGCCGCAGGTGGGGATTGCGGTCGAGCTGTTGCGCGGCGACTCGAGCCTTGCAGCCCGTGTATTCACTGACGGCAAAGGCAACTACAGCATAGCTTCGATACTGCCAGGCCAATATGCTCTGAAGGCGATGGGCGGCTCGTTCATTCCGACCCTGAAGCAGAATCTGCGTATTCGCGCCAATACCATTGTCAATTTGACCATGGAAAGCCTCTACGACCTGATGCAGTTTGCTCCGCAGATGCGCAGGGCGCGGCCTCGGGGCGACGAGGATTGGGCGTGGACGCTGCGAACGGCGGAGAGCCGTCCGTTGCTGCGCTGGCAGGAAGATGGTTCGCCGATTCTGGTGTGGGACGGCTCGGCTGAGACGAGGCGCGGCGCAGCGAGCAAGCGGCGTGTGCGCGTAATTACCACGGCAGGTGACAAGCGGTTTGGGTCTGGTTCGCAACAAATTTCGATGGCGATGCAGGAGGACACTTCCGCACGGCGCCGGATTGCTTTGAGCGCGGAGGCTGCTCCGGACGCTGCAGGGCTGATGGATGCGATGCTTGGTTTCCGACAGGAGATGGCGAACTCCGGGATGGGATCCAGTTCGGTGCAGACACTGGCGGCTGTGATGGTGGATCCGGAGGCGGGGTCGGGCAGTCAGCAAGGGCTTGAGGCGGTGGCGCTGCGTTCGTGGGAATCACTGCAACTGCTGGACAGCCTAGAGGCCGAGGCGGGATCTGACCAGGTTATGGCGCGAGTCGGCGATGGGTTTCAGAGCGGATCGGCGGTGTTTGCCGCTCTGCCGTTTGCCAGCGTGACGCTGCACCATGGACAGGGCGCGCTGGAATATAGGGTTGCCACGGCGCGGACGGCCGATCCCGAGGGTGGGGAGTCGCTTCCGGGGCAATGGCTGCCGGTGCTGAGTGAGCGCAATGGCGCACTGGTGCTAGAGCATGGGCTTCACCAGGAACTGGGTTGGTCGACCAGTGCGGGGCCTGCTGAGGTGCAGTTGGTGTTCTATGGGGACACGCTGGAGAATCCGATGATCGAGGGATTCGGCCACTTGAACGCGAGTGCGGATGCCGGTCAGTGGATGCTGGTCGATGGCGCGAGCGGGCTTCTGCGGACGGCGGGACCGAACTATTCGACGACTGGAATGCTGGCTTCGGTGGAAAGCCGGCTGCCGGGACACAATCGGGTCAAGCTGAGCTATGCCAGTGGCGACGCGCTGGTGATGCAGGCGACGACCAAGCCCGAGGATGTGGCGACTATTGTTCAGGGGGCGCACTCGCGCCGCGCACAGATGTATTCGATCGCCCTTTCGGGAACGGCGGAGGGGACTGGCACCCGCTGGCGGGCGAGCTACCGGTGGCAACCGGAATCGACGGTTACACAGGTGGCCCCGTTCGCGGTGGACGCCAGTGAGCCTTATCTGAATGTTTATATTCGCCAACCGATCTGGGTGAACCGGCAGGGGCCGGGAGGCGTTGAGGCTCAGGTGGATCTGCGCAACCTGCTGGCCGAGGGCTATCAACCCTTCCTGACAAGCGATGGGTCTCGCCTCTACTTCGCGCAGGCCCAGCGGTGCGTTCGGGGCGGCTTGGCGTTCACGTTCTGA
- a CDS encoding GWxTD domain-containing protein: protein MKQTVRRTFRGAASKASVFAVGVGLLGFAPAWLLGSGMPGGAGWQEPATPAVGASAPAGAAADAGSDSAQDASRKKLDKPDDADPLKRPLSDKQRFSRQKQLKQELSTTYKTWLNEDVVWIISDEEKKAFKNLSNDEERDAFIEQFWLRRNPDPDSQDNEFREEHYRRIAYANEHFAAGKPGWKTDRGHIYISFGKPDSIDSHPSGGSYERPMEEGGGETSTFPFEVWHYRYLEGIGDNIDLEFVDTCQCGDYHFTIDRSEKDALLRVPGGGETLYEQMGMAKKADRFKGGIENLGNGPLSAGQEGKEFDRIELAAKIFAPPPVKFKDLESFISDHKLLTGPIFPFDVRTDFVRVTEDTVLVPITLQIKNKDVTFSTKDGVSKGVVNILGKVSTITHKPVQTFEDTVEITEPSELLSQTLEKQSVYWKALPLRPGAYRVDIGIKDVNNPDHVGIYAQSINVPKYDDEKLATSSLILADSMYAVPSQTIGTGSFIIGNMYVRPRVSPNPATPVKFTRSQKLNFWMQVYNLGIDDKTKSNAATVTYEIRDSASDKLLLETHEESKDLSAHSDQLTMERSVALAGLQPGKYKVTIRVNDEISKQEIAQSAPFVVE, encoded by the coding sequence ATGAAGCAGACTGTTCGAAGGACTTTTCGCGGGGCGGCAAGCAAGGCGTCGGTATTTGCAGTTGGAGTTGGTTTGCTTGGCTTTGCGCCGGCCTGGCTCCTGGGATCTGGCATGCCCGGCGGAGCGGGGTGGCAGGAGCCGGCTACGCCTGCGGTGGGAGCAAGCGCGCCGGCCGGGGCAGCCGCGGATGCGGGTTCGGACAGCGCACAGGATGCTTCGCGGAAGAAACTGGACAAGCCGGACGACGCCGATCCGCTGAAACGGCCGCTCTCGGATAAGCAGCGGTTTAGTCGCCAGAAGCAGTTGAAACAGGAGCTTTCCACTACCTACAAGACATGGCTGAACGAGGATGTGGTCTGGATCATCTCGGATGAGGAGAAGAAGGCGTTCAAGAACCTGAGCAACGATGAGGAGCGGGATGCTTTCATCGAACAGTTCTGGCTGCGCCGCAACCCCGATCCGGATTCGCAGGATAACGAGTTCCGTGAGGAGCACTACCGGCGCATTGCTTATGCGAATGAGCACTTTGCGGCGGGCAAGCCGGGTTGGAAGACCGACCGGGGCCACATCTATATCTCGTTCGGGAAGCCGGACTCGATCGATTCGCACCCCTCGGGCGGCAGCTACGAGCGGCCGATGGAAGAAGGCGGCGGCGAGACTTCGACGTTCCCGTTTGAGGTCTGGCATTACCGCTATCTTGAGGGCATCGGCGACAACATCGACCTGGAATTCGTCGATACCTGCCAGTGCGGTGATTACCACTTTACGATCGATCGATCGGAAAAGGATGCTCTGCTGCGCGTGCCAGGCGGCGGCGAAACGCTCTACGAGCAGATGGGCATGGCCAAGAAGGCCGATCGCTTCAAGGGCGGGATCGAGAACCTGGGCAACGGGCCGCTGTCGGCTGGCCAGGAAGGCAAGGAGTTCGACCGCATTGAGCTGGCGGCCAAGATCTTTGCTCCTCCTCCGGTCAAATTCAAGGATCTGGAGAGCTTCATCTCGGATCACAAGCTGCTCACCGGGCCGATCTTCCCGTTTGATGTCCGCACAGACTTTGTTCGCGTGACCGAGGATACGGTGCTGGTCCCGATCACCTTGCAGATCAAGAACAAAGACGTGACCTTCAGCACGAAGGACGGGGTTTCCAAGGGCGTCGTGAACATCCTGGGCAAAGTCTCGACGATCACGCACAAGCCGGTGCAGACATTCGAGGACACGGTGGAGATTACCGAACCTTCGGAGCTGCTTTCGCAGACGCTGGAGAAGCAGTCGGTTTACTGGAAGGCTCTGCCGCTGCGTCCGGGAGCGTACCGCGTCGATATCGGCATCAAGGACGTGAATAATCCGGATCACGTGGGAATTTACGCGCAGAGCATCAACGTGCCCAAGTATGACGACGAAAAGTTGGCGACCTCTTCGCTGATTCTGGCCGACAGCATGTATGCGGTTCCGAGCCAGACGATTGGAACGGGCAGCTTTATCATCGGCAACATGTATGTTCGTCCGCGCGTGAGCCCGAATCCGGCGACGCCGGTGAAGTTTACCCGCAGCCAGAAGCTGAATTTCTGGATGCAGGTTTATAACCTGGGCATCGATGACAAGACCAAGAGCAACGCGGCGACCGTGACTTATGAGATTCGCGATTCGGCGTCGGACAAGCTGCTTCTCGAAACGCACGAGGAATCGAAGGATCTGAGCGCGCACAGCGACCAGTTGACGATGGAGCGAAGCGTGGCTTTGGCAGGATTGCAGCCGGGCAAGTACAAGGTGACGATCCGGGTGAACGACGAAATCTCGAAACAGGAGATTGCGCAGTCAGCCCCTTTTGTCGTGGAATAG
- a CDS encoding efflux RND transporter periplasmic adaptor subunit produces the protein MKKVIGIILAVLVIAGLVSFMVWKAQSGYTSVLTGKVVRQDLATVVSGTGQIKPKTYVNVGATSFGRITHLEVKEGDHVTKGQVLARVENVQPEANVDAQQAMIASSKTDVASYIAAEATAKANVEHAQADLEQKRLDWERAQALYKGGIMAKQDFDAKKAAYDLAVATLSQCNAAVVQAKAQTESAKAKVTNNQATLRSNMDALDKTVSVAPFDGIVTNLPVREGETVVVGIQNAEGSTLMTLADMSVITAEVKVDETDIVNIQLGQPADVTVDALPGRVFKGHVTLVGDQAILRSTGVATSQSTTGTEEAKDFKVVITLDAPDKDLRPGLSTTAKITTARKSSILTLPIQALTNSVPEQLDTNGKVVLAASTTSSNNKPAAPVQGVYVLKTINGKLRSVFVPVKTGITGATDIEVLSGIQEGQEIVIGPFKTLRALKSGALLKRDVAKPTAVTPAS, from the coding sequence ATGAAAAAAGTCATTGGCATCATTCTTGCGGTCCTGGTGATAGCGGGCCTTGTGTCCTTCATGGTCTGGAAGGCCCAGTCCGGCTACACCAGCGTCCTCACAGGCAAAGTGGTCCGGCAGGACCTCGCGACCGTGGTCAGCGGCACCGGTCAGATCAAGCCCAAAACCTACGTCAACGTCGGCGCAACCTCCTTCGGGCGAATCACCCACCTCGAAGTGAAGGAAGGCGACCACGTCACCAAGGGTCAGGTCCTCGCCCGCGTCGAGAACGTGCAGCCTGAGGCGAACGTAGACGCCCAGCAGGCCATGATCGCCTCATCCAAGACCGACGTCGCCTCCTATATCGCCGCCGAAGCAACCGCCAAGGCCAACGTGGAACACGCCCAGGCCGATCTCGAGCAAAAACGGCTGGATTGGGAGCGCGCCCAGGCCCTGTACAAGGGCGGCATTATGGCCAAGCAGGATTTTGACGCTAAGAAAGCCGCCTACGATCTCGCCGTCGCCACCCTGTCGCAGTGCAACGCAGCCGTGGTCCAGGCAAAGGCCCAGACGGAGTCCGCCAAAGCCAAGGTCACCAACAACCAGGCCACCCTCCGCTCCAACATGGATGCTCTGGACAAGACTGTCTCCGTCGCACCCTTCGACGGCATCGTGACCAATCTTCCCGTGCGCGAGGGTGAAACCGTCGTCGTTGGCATCCAGAACGCCGAAGGCTCCACGCTGATGACGCTCGCCGACATGAGCGTCATCACCGCAGAGGTCAAAGTCGACGAAACCGACATCGTCAACATCCAGCTTGGCCAGCCCGCCGACGTCACCGTGGACGCCCTGCCCGGCCGCGTCTTCAAAGGCCACGTGACCCTCGTCGGCGATCAGGCCATCCTGCGCTCCACCGGCGTGGCCACATCGCAAAGCACCACAGGCACCGAAGAGGCCAAAGACTTTAAGGTCGTTATCACCCTCGACGCGCCTGACAAGGATCTGCGTCCGGGCCTCTCGACCACCGCCAAGATCACCACCGCACGCAAGTCCAGCATTCTCACCCTGCCCATTCAGGCCCTCACAAACTCCGTGCCCGAGCAATTGGATACCAACGGCAAGGTCGTACTAGCCGCATCGACTACCTCTTCTAACAACAAACCGGCCGCTCCCGTACAAGGCGTCTACGTCCTCAAGACCATCAACGGCAAACTGCGTTCCGTCTTCGTTCCTGTCAAGACCGGAATCACCGGCGCAACCGACATCGAGGTCCTCTCCGGCATCCAGGAGGGCCAGGAGATCGTAATCGGCCCGTTCAAGACCCTCCGCGCACTCAAGAGCGGCGCGCTGCTCAAACGCGACGTCGCCAAACCCACGGCAGTAACTCCGGCAAGCTGA
- a CDS encoding ABC transporter ATP-binding protein yields the protein MTTIEPAADTSTQRDMIVVEDLWKTYDMGSEQQVSALRGISLRIKANEYVAIMGPSGSGKSTFMNLIGCLDSPSKGNYWLNNQLVSALDDDELARIRNKEIGFVFQTFNLLARATALHNVELPLIYNGTPAAERIERAKDALRNVNLEARMNHKPNELSGGQRQRVAIARALVNSPSIILADEPTGNLDSKTGVEIMALFDDLQAKGNTIVLVTHEPDIAEYAHRVVHIRDGEIASDEPSKRFR from the coding sequence ATGACCACCATCGAGCCGGCCGCCGACACTTCAACCCAGCGCGACATGATAGTCGTCGAAGACCTGTGGAAGACCTACGACATGGGCTCCGAGCAGCAGGTCAGCGCCCTTCGCGGCATCTCGCTCAGGATCAAGGCCAATGAGTACGTCGCCATCATGGGCCCCTCCGGCTCCGGCAAGTCAACCTTCATGAACCTGATCGGCTGCCTCGATTCGCCCTCCAAAGGCAACTACTGGCTCAACAACCAGCTCGTAAGCGCCCTGGACGACGACGAACTGGCCCGCATCCGTAACAAGGAAATCGGCTTCGTCTTTCAAACTTTCAACCTGCTTGCCCGCGCCACAGCCCTGCACAACGTCGAACTGCCGCTCATCTATAACGGCACACCCGCCGCCGAACGCATCGAGCGCGCTAAAGACGCTTTGCGCAACGTCAACCTCGAAGCGCGCATGAACCACAAGCCAAACGAGCTCTCCGGCGGTCAGCGCCAGCGCGTCGCCATCGCCCGCGCCCTGGTGAACAGCCCCTCCATCATCCTCGCCGACGAGCCCACCGGCAATCTCGATTCCAAGACCGGCGTAGAGATCATGGCCCTTTTCGACGACCTTCAGGCCAAGGGAAACACCATCGTTCTCGTAACCCACGAGCCCGACATCGCCGAATACGCCCATCGCGTCGTCCACATTCGCGATGGCGAAATCGCCTCCGACGAACCCTCCAAGCGCTTCCGCTAA